GTTCAACCTCGACGGCATCGACTCCCTCAACCTGTCCGCCGCGACCGTCGCCGCGATCTTCAACGGCACGGTCACGCGCTGGGACGCGCCGGAGATCGCCGCCGAGAACCCCGGGGTGACGCTGCCGTCGGTCGCGATCACCACCGTGCACCGCTCGGACGACTCGGGCACCACGAAGAACTTCACGGACTACCTGAGCAAGGCGTCCGGCGGGGTGTGGGCCCACGAGCCGAGTGGTGACTGGCCCGTCGAGGGTGGCCAGTCGGCGCAGGGCACGTCGGGCCTGATCCAGACGGTGCAGAGCGCGCAGGGCACCATCGGCTACGCGGACCTGTCGAAGGTCGGCGCCCTGGGCACCGCCAGCATCAAGGTCGGGGACGCCTGGGTGGCGCCGTCCGAGGCCGCGGCCGCGGCCGCGCTCGACGCCTCCCCGCGCGACGACTCCCGTGACGAGAAGGACATCGTCATCAAGCTCGACCGCACCACGTCCGCCGCGGGCGCGTACCCGCTGGTGCTCGTCTCCTACGGCGTGGCGTGCACGGCCTACGAGACGCAGGAGGACGTCGAGCTGGTCAAGGCGTTCCTCACCTACGTGGTCAGCGAGCAGGGCCAGAAGGCCTCGGAGAGCGCGGCCGGCTCGGCCCCGATCTCCGCCGCCCTCCGCACCGACGTCCAGGCGGCGATCGACTCGATCAGCGCCGCCTCCTGACGGCGGCGGTGGCCGTCCCGCCCTTCGGGGGAGGCGGGACGGCCACCGGTTCCCGGGTGACGGCACGCAGGTGCAGGCAGGACACGCAGGCCAGGCATGAGGTGGCCGCAGAGGAGAAGGCAGAGCAAGCAGGTGCAGCAGCACATCCCAGGGCCCACCGAGACCGGGGCGGACCACGCCCCCGTCGAGGCGCGGGAACCCCAGAACGACGACCATGCCGCGATGACCGGCGCCCGCAAGGGGCTCCTGAGCCCTCGCGGCCTCCGTCGTGCCCGCACCACCGACCGGGGCGCGTCCCGGGCCTTCCGGTGGACGGCGACGGCCTCCGCGGTGCTCATCCTCGTGGTGCTGGCCGCCGTCGCGCTGTTCCTGGTGCTGCGGGCGTGGCCGGCCATCCAGGCCGACCCGGCCGAGCTCTCGGCCAAGATCGCGTGGTTCCCGGCCGACACGTCGCTGCTGGGCTTCATCGGGCCGCTGGCGTTCGGCACGGCCCTCGTCGCCGCCCTGTCGCTCGCCATGGCCGCCCCGGTCGCGGTGGGCATCGCGCTGTTCATCTCGCACTACGCGCCGCGCCGGCTCGCGAACGCCCTCGGCTACGCCGTCGACCTGCTCGCCGCGATCCCCTCGGTGGTCTACGGGCTGTGGGGCGTCATCGTGCTGGCGCCGTGGCTCGCGCCGGCGTGGACGTGGCTCAGCGACAACCTCGGCTGGATCCCGCTGTTCTCCGGCCCGGCCTCGCAGCCTCCGCGCGTCATCCTCACGGTGGCCGTGGTGCTCGCGGTGATGATCCTGCCGATCATCACCGCCGTGGTCCGGGAGGTCTTCCTGCAGACCCCGCGGCTCAACGAGGAGGCCGCCCTCGCCCTCGGGGCCACCCGCTGGGAGATGATCCGCACCGCGGTGTTGCCGTTCGCGCGCTCCGGCATCGCCTCGGCGTCGATGCTCGGCCTGGGCCGGGCGCTCGGCGAGACGATGGCGGTGCTCATGATCCTCTCGCCCGGGACCCTCTACTCGCTCAAGCTCCTGGTCGCCGGCCAGCAGCAGACCATCGCCGCGAACATCGCCGCGCAGTTCCCGGAGGCGAACCCGCTGGGCGTCTCCACGCTCATCGCCACGGGCCTGGCCCTGTTCGTCATCACCCTCGCCGTGAACATGACCGCCCGGGCCATCGTCGCGCGCGGCGCCCAGAAGGGACGCTGACATGTCCACGACCTCCGCGCCGGCCCCCACCGCCTCGTCTGGCGGGGTGTCCACCCGCGACCTGCTGCGCACCGTCGACAAGCGCCGCCGCCGCACCGACCGGATCATGCGGGTGCTGGTCGCCGCCGCGTTCGTGCTGGCGATGGCCCCGCTCGTCTCGTTGGTCTGGACGGTGGCCGCGAACGGCGTCGAGCGGCTGAGCCCGTACTTCCTGTCGCACTCGATGCGCGGGGTGTTCGGCGGGATGGACGCCGGCGGGATCTACCACGCGATCGTCGGCACCGTGGAGATCACGTTGTTCGCGGCGCTGATCTCCGTGCCGGTGGGCATCCTCGTGGCCGTCTATCTGGTCGAGTACGGGAGGGGCGCCCTGGCCAAGGCCGTCACGTTCTTCGTGGACGTGATGACGGGCATCCCGTCCATCGTCGCGGGCTTGTTCGCGTACGCGCTGTTCGCGGTGCTGATGGGGCCGGGCGTCAAGATGGGCGCCGTCGGCTCGGTGGCGCTGTCGGTGCTGATGATCCCCGTGGTGGTGCGCTCCTGTGAGGAGATGCTCAGGCTGGTGCCGGACGAGCTGCGCGAGGCCGCCCTCGCGCTGGGCGTGCCGCGCTGGCTCATGGTGGTCAAGGTGGTGCTCCGCACGGCCGTGGCCGGCATCGGCACCGGCGTGATGATCGCGATCGCGCGCGTCATCGGCGAGACGGCGCCGTTGCTCATCACGGTGGGCGTCATCGACTCGATCAACTACAACCTCTTCGAGGGCCGCATGATGACGCTGCCGGTGTACGTCTACCGGCAGTACAGCCAGGGCCTGGCGCCGTGCAACGACGCGAGCGTGGCGTGCATCCCCGACGTGGCGTACCTGCGGGCGTGGGCTGCCGCGCTCGTCCTCATCCTCATCGTGATGCTGCTGAACCTGGCGGGCCGGCTCATCACCCGCATGTTCGCGCCGAAGCTGGCCCGCTGATGGGCAGCCGGACGGCGCCCGAGACTCCCACCCCCACCGGACCCACCCCCCGGACACGACAGGACGAACCGATGGCACAGCGCATCGAGGTCAAGGACCTCAACATCTACTACGGCAGCTTCCGCGCTGTCGCGGACGTCGAGATGTCCATTGAGCCCCGCTCGGTGACGGCGTTCATCGGCCCGTCGGGCTGCGGCAAGTCGACGTTCCTGCGCACGCTCAACCGCATGCACGAGGTGGTGCCGGGCGCCCGCGTCGAGGGCAAGGTGGAGGTCGACGGCGTGGACCTGTATGGCCGCGACATCGACCCGGTGGCGGTGCGGCGGCAGGTCGGCATGGTGTTCCAGCGGCCCAACCCGTTCCCGACGATGTCGATCGCCGGGAACGTGCTCGCGGGCGTGCGGCTCAACAACCGCCGCATCTCCAAGGGCGACGCGGAGGAACTCGTCGAGTCCTCGCTGCGCCGGGCCAACCTGTGGAACGAGGTCAAGGACCGGCTCGACCGGCCCGGCGCCGGCCTGTCCGGCGGCCAGCAGCAGCGCCTGTGCATCGCGCGCGCCATCGCGGTCAGCCCGCAGGTGCTGCTCATGGACGAGCCCTGCTCGGCGCTCGACCCGATCTCGACCCTCGCGATCGAGGACCTCATCTCGGAGCTCAAGGCCGAGTACACGATCGTCATCGTGACCCACAACATGCAGCAGGCCGCCCGGGTCTCGGACCGCACGGCCTTCTTCAACATCGCGGGGACGGGGGAGCCGGGGCGGCTCATCGAGCTGGACGACACCGCCACGATGTTCTCCTCGCCTCGGCAGAAGGCGACTGAGGACTACATCTCGGGCCGCTTCGGCTGACTTGCGCCCGCACGACCAGAGCCCCACGACGTGGACGTCGTGGGGCTCTGGTCGTCGTGGCGCGAGGTCGCGCGGCGCCTGCTCAGCCGGCGGTGGGGGAGGCCGTGGGCGTCGGCTCGGCGGACGGCGCCTCCGTGGCCTCGGCCGTGGGCGTCGCGGAGGGCGACGGCGAGGCGGTGGGCACCAGGTCGGCGTACTCGGAGAGCGTGCCGTCCAGGACGGGCACGAAGATCGACTCGGCCCCGGCAGCGCCGGTGCTCAGCACGAGCGGGACGGCGGCGCCGGGAGCACCCGGGGAGGTGAAGGTGACGATGTCCCCGCTGGACCCGCCGAGCAGCACCGTGGCGCCTGCCGCGACCGGGACGGCCGCCAGCTCGACGTCGTCCTCGGTGCTCAGTGTGACGGTGAGGTCATCGCGGCCGGCGTTGGTGAAGGCGCCCTGCAGCGCGCCCTCCTCGCCCTCGCCCGCGGTGATGATCAGCAGGTTCTGCGCCGTGACGTCGCCGAGGGTCGCGCGCACGCCGTCCGAGGCGGCGTAGTCCATCTGGGTGGTGATCGTGTTGGTGGCCGAGCACCCGGCGAGACCCGCGCTCACCAGCGCGACAACGCCCGCCAGGGCGAACCGGCGACGGACGGACGAGACGCGGACCACGGTGACTCCTCGGGGCAGGGCGATGGGGCGGTTCGGGCGAAGCGCGTGGACGACCCGGGACGAAGGTCACCCAGGCACAGCCTAGTGGTGTGCCGCACCTGTCCCGGCCCCTGTACACGCGCGCGTCGCGTGACCTGCGGAAATGTGCTCGAGACGGCCGAGGAGGCCCATTTTCACCCGTGATAAGATGGATCTCCGCGAAAGGGGACACCTGCAGATGACTTTCACTGTTGGGGAGACCGTTGTCTACCCGCACCACGGTGCAGCGCTGATCGAAGAGATCAAGACGAGGACCATCCGCGGCGAGGACAAGCTCTACCTCAAGCTCAAGGTCGCCCAGGGTGACCTCACGATCGAGGTCCCGGCTGAGAATGTGGACCTCGTGGGGGTGCGTGACGTGGTCGGCCAAGAGGGCCTGGACCGCGTATTCGAGGTGCTTCGTGCGCCTTACACCGAAGAGCCGACGAATTGGTCGCGCCGTTACAAGGCCAATCTTGAGAAGCTCGCCTCAGGCGATGTCATCAAGGTCGCCGAGGTTGTGCGCGACCTTTCTCGGCGGGATGCCGACCGCGGCCTCTCGGCCGGTGAGAAGCGGATGCTCGCCAAGGCCCGGCAGATTCTCGTCTCGGAGCTCGCGCTGGCTGAGCACACCGAAGAGGAGAAGGCCGAGGCGATCCTCGACGAGGTCCTCGCGTCGTAACTCTGGCGCACCTCGTGCCTACGGGAACTGTGGCGTCGGCGATCGTGGCCACGAGAGCCATCGCACCTCGTCACCCTCGCGCGCGTCGCTGTGCGGCCGGAAGGCCGCCGGCGGCGCGCGCTGACGTGCGCCCGTCGGGAGGCCCTCGGTGAGCGTCGCGGTCATCGTCACCGCCGCGGGCAGCGGAAGCAGGCTCGGGCACGCGCTGCCCAAGGCGCTCGTGCCGCTCGGCGGGATACCGCTGGTCGTCCACGCCGTGCGGGCCATGGTGGAGGGGGCCGCGGCCTCGGTGCTGCCTGCCGAGCGGCTCGACCGGGTGGTCGTGACCGCTCCGCCTGACCGCCTCCAGGACTTCCGCGACGCGCTCGACGAGGCAGGGCTCGTCGCGCACGGGGCCGAGGCCCGGGTGGAGGTGGTTCCCGGGGCCGGCACCCGCCAGGGCTCGGTGGACGCCGGGCTGGCCACGCTGCCGCCCGAGGTCGACGTGGTGCTCGTCCACGACGCGGCCCGCGCGCTCGTCCCCCCGGACGTGGTGCGCGCGGTGCTCGCCGCGGTCCGCGCCGGGCACCGCGCGGTGGTCCCCGCACTGGCGGTCACGGACACGATCAAGCGTGTCACGGCGTCCGGCGCGGACGGCAAGGAGGGTTGGCCGGTGGTGGAGACTGTGCCGCGCGAGCAGTTGCGCGCCGTGCAGACCCCCCAGGGGTTCAGCCGCGGGCTGCTGGCGCGCGCCCACGACGCGGGACGCCTGCGGGCGCACGACGAGGCGGCGGCCGTCTCCGACGACGCCGGGCTGGTCGAGGCCCTCGGAGAACCCGTGTGGGTTGTCCCCGGGCACGCCGACGCCGTCAAGATCACCACGCCGTGGGACCTGGCCGTCGCCGAACTCCTGCTCGCCGGGCGGGGACCGACCGCCCTGAGCCAGCCAAACCAGCCAAGCCAGCCAAGCCAGCCACAGGACGGAACCCGATGAGCGCGCCCGACCTCCCGATGCCCCTGCCCCGGACCGGTGTCGGCGTCGACGTGCACGCGTACGCCGAGTCGCCCGAGCCCGGGGCCGTGCTGCACCTGGCTGGGCTGGCCTGGCCCGGGGAGCGGCCGCTCGAGGGGCACTCGGATGCTGATGTGGCGGCCCACGCAGCCGCCGACGCGCTGCTGTCCGCCGCCGGGATCGGCGACCTGGGCAGCAACTTCGGCACGTCGGCGCCGGAGTGGCGGGGCGCGGCGGGCACGGCGCTGCTCTCGGAGGCGGCGCGACGGGTCCGCGACGCCGGCTTCGTGATCGGCAACGTCGCCGTCCAGGTCATCGGGAACAAGCCGCGACTGGGACCTCGCCGCGACGAGGCGGTCGCGGCGCTGTCCCGCGCCGCCGGGGCCCCGGTGAGCGTGTCGGCCACCACGACCGACGGGCTGGGGCTGACGGGCCGGGGCGAGGGGGTCGCCGCGATCGCGACCGCCCTGGTGGTCGCGGTCGCGCGCCCTACCGGCGCTCAGGCGGACTGACGGGCTAGCCCGCCCGCGGGCCCCCGGGCGGGAAGCGTTCCCCGCCTCCATTCGCCTGACAGGTCTCGCATATGCGGGCAAATGTCGGGTACCGTCCCCGTTCGTGACGACGACGCACCGCCCACCGCCCCGTGCGGACTCCCGAGTGGGAGCGCTCGGAGGGCCTACCGGCCCCACGCCCACCGGTGAGCTGCGGAGCCAGCCCTCGGCGCTGCCGCGGCGCGAGGGGCCACCCCGGGTGCGGCTGCGGGTGCGCATCCCGGTCGACGTGCTCGAGGCGACGATCACGGGCCTGACCGAACTCGACGAGCACCAGCCCGCCGTCCTCACCCCGCAGGCCGTCGCCGCCGCCCCGCCGCCGTCGGACGACCACCTGGCCCGGCTCCGCGAACGGCCCGCCGAGCACTAGGGGATCAGCACCAGCTTTCCCCGAGGATGACCGCCGCGGCTGTCCGAGTGCGCGCGGCCGGCGTCCTCGAGTGGATAGGTGCGGCTCACGATGACGTCGAGCACGCCCTCGTCGGCGAGCCGGGCCAACCGGGAGCGGGCGGCGTCGCGGATGTCGTTCCCCGGGTCTGCGCCCGCGCCGGCTCCCAGGGTCGCGATGCCCAGCTCCGCGGCCCGGGCGACGCCGGCGATCGTCGCGATCCGGCTGCGGTCCTCCACGAGGGCGACCGACGCGTCGAGGGCCTCGTCCTCGCCCACGGTGTCGAGGGCGGCGGTGAACGGGCCCGTCTGCGCGGTGATCGCCTCGAGGCGGTCGAGCAGTCCCGGACCGTAGGCCACCGGATGGGCGCCCAGCTGGCGCAGGTCGTCGTGGGAGGCAGGGCTGGCCGTGGCCACGACCCGCGCCCCGGCGAGCGCCGCGAGCTGGACCGCGAGCCGCCCCACACCGCCGGACCCGCCGTGCACCAGCACGACGTCGTCGGGTCCCACCCGGGTGGCGGCGAGCAGGTGGACGGCGGCGGCGCCCGAGAGCAGCAGCCCCGCGGACTGTGCCCAGCTGAGCCCGGCGGGCCTTGGCGCGAGGACCCGTGCGGGGACGACGAGCCGTTCGGCGTAGCCGCCCGCCACTGGCCAGGCGATCACCTCGTCCCCGACGGCCTGCTCGACGCCGGGGCCGGCCTCCAGGACGACGCCCGCGACCTCGTAGCCCAGTCGCATCGGCAGACGGGAGGGGTCCGTGCCCCAGAGGCCGGAGTACCTCTTCCAGTCGGCGGGGTTGACCCCGGCGGCCCGCACCTCCACCAGCGCCTCGCCAGGGCCGGGCGGGGATTCCTGCGCCTCGACGACCGCGAGGGCCTCCGGCCCGCCGTACGCCTGGGCCACCACGACTCGACTCATGGCTCAGGCAAGCATGGGGTGGCGCGTCATGTCGCGCGCGGTCCGCCGACTGGTCCTTCCCGCCCTGCTGGTCGGAATCGGCCCTGGGTCAGCGCACGGCGCCGAGGACGCGGTCGGTGTAGGCGTTCGCGAACGCGCCCTCCGGGTCGGCCTTGGCGCGCACCGCGCGGACGTCGTCGAACCGCGGGTAGAGCTCGGCGAGGCGTGCGGCGTCGAGCCAGTGCAGCTTGCCCCAGTGCGGCCGGCCGTCCACCTGCGCCATGACGCGCTCCACCGCCTGGAAGTACCGCCGGTAGGGGAGCCGCAGGTACTGGTGGGCGGCGATGTACGCGGTGTCGCGGCCGTGGGCCGTCGAGAGCCAGACATCGTCGGCGGCGGCGAAGCGGACCTCGAGCGGGAACGGGATGTTGTCTCCCGAGGCACGCGTCCACGCGTCGATCTCGTCGAGCACGTCGCGCACCCGCTCCCGGGGGATCGCGTACTCCATCTCGCGGAAGCGGACGCGTCGGGGGGAGGCGAACACCTCGTGCGACGGAGCGGTGTAGGTGCGGGCGCTCAGGGCGCGGGAGGCGATGCGGTTGATGCGGGGAGTGAGGCTCGGCGCCGCGGCGGCGAGCCGGTTGGTGGCAGCGAACACCCCGTTCGACAGCAGCTCGTCGTCGACCCATCCGCGGACGGGGTGCAGGCGGGACCCCGGGTCGGACTGCGCGCGGTTGTTGGCCTTGGTCAGGGCCCGCCGAGTGTGCGGGAACCAGTAGAACTCGAAGTGGTCGTTGCCGTCGACGAGCCCGTCGGGGCCGTCCAGGCGGTCGAGCACCTCGTCGAGGGGCAACGGCGCCTCGACGGCGCGCAGCTCGAAGGCGGGCACGGCCTCGAGCGTGATCGCCGTCAGGACGCCCACGCTGCCCAGGCCCAGCCGCGCGACCTCGAAGAGCTCGGGGCGGTGCTCGCGGGACGCCTCGACGATCTCACCGTCGGCGGTCACCAGCCGCACCCCGACCACCTGCGCGCTGAGGCCGCCGAGCCGTGCGCCCGTGCCGTGGGTGCCGGTCGAGATGGCGCCGGCGATGGTCTGCCGGTCGATGTCGCCGAGGTTGCGCATCCCGAGGCCGCACGCGGCGAGCACCCGGTTCAGGGTGTGCAGGCGGATGCCGGCGCCGACGGTCACGTGCGCCGTGCCGTCGGGCCGCGGGTCGACGCGCTCGACCGTGCTGAGCGCGTCCATGCGCACCTGGATGCCGTCCGTGACGGCGGCGCCGGTGAACGAGTGGCCGGCGCCCACGGCCCGCACGCGTAGCCCGTCCCGCGATCGGACGACGGATGCCAGCTCGTCCGGGTCCCGCGGGCTGACCACCCGGGCAGGCCTCGCCGACTCGGTGCGCGCCCAGTTCTGCCAGAGGTGGTCCTCCGTGCCCATGCTCATCCTCAGACCTTCATTCTGGGCGGCCGTCCAAGTCAAGTGCCTGTTTCCCTTGACTATTGTCATGACCGCCGTTGAAATGAGGCGAGGGGGCGCGTGGATGCTGTTCGCACTGGCCGGTGCGAGACCACGCGGCGGATTCCGGGGGGAAACCATGAATCGCTTGCCAGTCGCCGAGAGGCGCGAACAACTCATCGAGGCCGCCCTGGCCGTGGCCAGCAGGGCTGGGATCGACGCAGCCACCGTGCGAGCCGTCGCCGCCGAGGCGGGCGTCTCGCTGGGCGTGGTCCACTACTGCTTCCAGGACAAGGACGAGCTGCTGCGCGCAGTGGCCGCCGCCATCACCGCGCAGAACCTCGCGATGTCGCAGGCCGCGATCCCTCCGGACGCGGACCTGGCCACGGTGCTCGAGCTCGCAGTCGAGGGCCTGTGGCGCGGCATCCGGGACAACCGCGGGGCCCAGCTCCTCAGCTACGAGCTCACCACCACGTCCCTGCGCCACTCCGAGCTCAACCAGGTGGCCAGCGACCAGTACCGCGGCACCTGGGGCGCCGTCGAGTTGTTCCTCGAGCGCATCGAGCATGGGGCCCAGGTGAGCTGGTCGGTTCCCCGGTCGAGCCTCGCGCGCACCCTCGTCGCCACCGTGGACGGCTACGCCCTCGCGTGGCTCGTCGACGGTGACGAGGAGGCCGCGATCGACGGACTGCACCGCTTCGCGCGCTACCTCGCCACCCAGACGGCGCAGTTCGCCCCGGCGGTCGAGGAGCAGCCGCTCGCGACGCCCCCTGCCACCGTCCAGCCCGTCGACGGTCCGGTGCTACCCGGGGTCGTGGAGCCCGTGAGCACTCCCGCGTGACCGCGGACCCCGGCGGCTCGCGCGACCCGCTGCTGCCGGCTGGCGCCCGTTCGGCCCGACGCGCTGTCGCGGGGGCCTTCGGCGCCCAAGGGCTGGCATACGCGGTGCTCGTCGCGAGCCTGCCGGGGTTCAAGGACCGATTCGGAATCGACGACGGCGTCGTCACCATCGTCACGCTGGGCATCTGCCTGATGGCCGGAGCCGGCACCGTCGTCGCCGACCGTCTCGCCCGCGGCCCAGGCAGCAGGACGGTGCTCGTCGCGGGCCTCGGCACGGCCGCCGTCGCGGTGCTGGTCATCGCGCTCGCCCCGGGGCGGGCAGTGTTCTTCGGCGGCTTCGCGCTGTACGGGCTGGCGCTCGGCCTCGTCGACGCCGGGACCAACATGCAGGCCGTGGCCTTGCAGCGGGTGTACGGGCGGAGCATCCTCACCAGCTTCTACGCGGCGTGGTCCGCTGCGGCGATCGCGGGCGCGTTGGTGGTGGTCGCCTACGAGGTGCTCGACATCTCCCAGCAGGCCGCGATCCCCGTCGTCTCCGTCGTGGTCGCAGTGATCGCGCTCGGTGTGCGG
The sequence above is a segment of the Cellulomonas chengniuliangii genome. Coding sequences within it:
- the pstS gene encoding phosphate ABC transporter substrate-binding protein PstS; amino-acid sequence: MALTAAFALTLTACGSDDPVGGAQNGATADAAAASTLSGELNGAGASSIESAMEAWRSGFQNENPDVTVNYDPVGSGGGRTQFLEGGVLFAGTDSALTEDELEQSIERCAGATAIDLPVYVSPIAVTFNLDGIDSLNLSAATVAAIFNGTVTRWDAPEIAAENPGVTLPSVAITTVHRSDDSGTTKNFTDYLSKASGGVWAHEPSGDWPVEGGQSAQGTSGLIQTVQSAQGTIGYADLSKVGALGTASIKVGDAWVAPSEAAAAAALDASPRDDSRDEKDIVIKLDRTTSAAGAYPLVLVSYGVACTAYETQEDVELVKAFLTYVVSEQGQKASESAAGSAPISAALRTDVQAAIDSISAAS
- the pstC gene encoding phosphate ABC transporter permease subunit PstC gives rise to the protein MTGARKGLLSPRGLRRARTTDRGASRAFRWTATASAVLILVVLAAVALFLVLRAWPAIQADPAELSAKIAWFPADTSLLGFIGPLAFGTALVAALSLAMAAPVAVGIALFISHYAPRRLANALGYAVDLLAAIPSVVYGLWGVIVLAPWLAPAWTWLSDNLGWIPLFSGPASQPPRVILTVAVVLAVMILPIITAVVREVFLQTPRLNEEAALALGATRWEMIRTAVLPFARSGIASASMLGLGRALGETMAVLMILSPGTLYSLKLLVAGQQQTIAANIAAQFPEANPLGVSTLIATGLALFVITLAVNMTARAIVARGAQKGR
- the pstA gene encoding phosphate ABC transporter permease PstA — encoded protein: MSTTSAPAPTASSGGVSTRDLLRTVDKRRRRTDRIMRVLVAAAFVLAMAPLVSLVWTVAANGVERLSPYFLSHSMRGVFGGMDAGGIYHAIVGTVEITLFAALISVPVGILVAVYLVEYGRGALAKAVTFFVDVMTGIPSIVAGLFAYALFAVLMGPGVKMGAVGSVALSVLMIPVVVRSCEEMLRLVPDELREAALALGVPRWLMVVKVVLRTAVAGIGTGVMIAIARVIGETAPLLITVGVIDSINYNLFEGRMMTLPVYVYRQYSQGLAPCNDASVACIPDVAYLRAWAAALVLILIVMLLNLAGRLITRMFAPKLAR
- the pstB gene encoding phosphate ABC transporter ATP-binding protein PstB, which translates into the protein MAQRIEVKDLNIYYGSFRAVADVEMSIEPRSVTAFIGPSGCGKSTFLRTLNRMHEVVPGARVEGKVEVDGVDLYGRDIDPVAVRRQVGMVFQRPNPFPTMSIAGNVLAGVRLNNRRISKGDAEELVESSLRRANLWNEVKDRLDRPGAGLSGGQQQRLCIARAIAVSPQVLLMDEPCSALDPISTLAIEDLISELKAEYTIVIVTHNMQQAARVSDRTAFFNIAGTGEPGRLIELDDTATMFSSPRQKATEDYISGRFG
- a CDS encoding CarD family transcriptional regulator, with the protein product MTFTVGETVVYPHHGAALIEEIKTRTIRGEDKLYLKLKVAQGDLTIEVPAENVDLVGVRDVVGQEGLDRVFEVLRAPYTEEPTNWSRRYKANLEKLASGDVIKVAEVVRDLSRRDADRGLSAGEKRMLAKARQILVSELALAEHTEEEKAEAILDEVLAS
- the ispD gene encoding 2-C-methyl-D-erythritol 4-phosphate cytidylyltransferase, whose amino-acid sequence is MSVAVIVTAAGSGSRLGHALPKALVPLGGIPLVVHAVRAMVEGAAASVLPAERLDRVVVTAPPDRLQDFRDALDEAGLVAHGAEARVEVVPGAGTRQGSVDAGLATLPPEVDVVLVHDAARALVPPDVVRAVLAAVRAGHRAVVPALAVTDTIKRVTASGADGKEGWPVVETVPREQLRAVQTPQGFSRGLLARAHDAGRLRAHDEAAAVSDDAGLVEALGEPVWVVPGHADAVKITTPWDLAVAELLLAGRGPTALSQPNQPSQPSQPQDGTR
- the ispF gene encoding 2-C-methyl-D-erythritol 2,4-cyclodiphosphate synthase, translating into MSAPDLPMPLPRTGVGVDVHAYAESPEPGAVLHLAGLAWPGERPLEGHSDADVAAHAAADALLSAAGIGDLGSNFGTSAPEWRGAAGTALLSEAARRVRDAGFVIGNVAVQVIGNKPRLGPRRDEAVAALSRAAGAPVSVSATTTDGLGLTGRGEGVAAIATALVVAVARPTGAQAD
- a CDS encoding NADP-dependent oxidoreductase; amino-acid sequence: MSRVVVAQAYGGPEALAVVEAQESPPGPGEALVEVRAAGVNPADWKRYSGLWGTDPSRLPMRLGYEVAGVVLEAGPGVEQAVGDEVIAWPVAGGYAERLVVPARVLAPRPAGLSWAQSAGLLLSGAAAVHLLAATRVGPDDVVLVHGGSGGVGRLAVQLAALAGARVVATASPASHDDLRQLGAHPVAYGPGLLDRLEAITAQTGPFTAALDTVGEDEALDASVALVEDRSRIATIAGVARAAELGIATLGAGAGADPGNDIRDAARSRLARLADEGVLDVIVSRTYPLEDAGRAHSDSRGGHPRGKLVLIP
- a CDS encoding D-arabinono-1,4-lactone oxidase; this encodes MSMGTEDHLWQNWARTESARPARVVSPRDPDELASVVRSRDGLRVRAVGAGHSFTGAAVTDGIQVRMDALSTVERVDPRPDGTAHVTVGAGIRLHTLNRVLAACGLGMRNLGDIDRQTIAGAISTGTHGTGARLGGLSAQVVGVRLVTADGEIVEASREHRPELFEVARLGLGSVGVLTAITLEAVPAFELRAVEAPLPLDEVLDRLDGPDGLVDGNDHFEFYWFPHTRRALTKANNRAQSDPGSRLHPVRGWVDDELLSNGVFAATNRLAAAAPSLTPRINRIASRALSARTYTAPSHEVFASPRRVRFREMEYAIPRERVRDVLDEIDAWTRASGDNIPFPLEVRFAAADDVWLSTAHGRDTAYIAAHQYLRLPYRRYFQAVERVMAQVDGRPHWGKLHWLDAARLAELYPRFDDVRAVRAKADPEGAFANAYTDRVLGAVR
- a CDS encoding TetR/AcrR family transcriptional regulator, which codes for MNRLPVAERREQLIEAALAVASRAGIDAATVRAVAAEAGVSLGVVHYCFQDKDELLRAVAAAITAQNLAMSQAAIPPDADLATVLELAVEGLWRGIRDNRGAQLLSYELTTTSLRHSELNQVASDQYRGTWGAVELFLERIEHGAQVSWSVPRSSLARTLVATVDGYALAWLVDGDEEAAIDGLHRFARYLATQTAQFAPAVEEQPLATPPATVQPVDGPVLPGVVEPVSTPA